The following coding sequences lie in one Zingiber officinale cultivar Zhangliang chromosome 2B, Zo_v1.1, whole genome shotgun sequence genomic window:
- the LOC122045600 gene encoding probable magnesium transporter NIPA8: MGDWVIGAFINIIGSIAINFGTNLLKLGHDQRERYSILSNDGPNSKLNAKSIIHFQMWRFGILLFAFGNCLNFISFAYAAQSLLAALGSIQFVSNIGFSYFVLRKTVSVKVLVATTFIVLGNIFLVSFGNHQSPVFTPEQLVTKYCSLVFLLYCLSLLFIVGINQYIYRKGEAHVLISGHDSPYWRTLLPFSYATVSGAIGSCSVLFAKSLSNMLRLTMSSNHQFHSWFTYCMLLLFFSTAGFWMARLNEGLSLFDAILIVPMFQIAWTFFSICTGFVYFQEYQVFDTLRVTMFFVGITLVFIGISLLAPDDSKGSEIKDSSLPTSAQGFPADMNRFAKIPTEDTEVSDTSSFAQTVFAKAKPILLKAKAAGSLSLGLGEEPINASSVLVMPMLASRTTGFRPTLFDRCKFIPLRNSGKNYSGTEDDIDDEMQDTRSLLS, translated from the exons ATGGGCGATTGGGTTATTGGAGCATTTATTAACATAATTGGGAGTATTGCTATAAATTTTGGGACTAACCTTTTGAAACTGGGTCATGATCAG CGAGAGAGGTACTCCATACTTAGCAATGATGGACCTAATAGCAAACTTAATGCAAAATCAATCATACACTTCCAAATGTGGCGATTTG GTATTCTTTTGTTTGCTTTCGGGAACTGCCTTAACTTCATCTCCTTTGCATATGCTGCCCAG TCACTTCTTGCAGCGTTGGGATCAATTCAATTTGTATCGAATATAGGATTTTCTTATTTTGTGCTAAGAAAGACAGTGTCAGTCAA GGTCTTGGTAGCAACAACTTTTATTGTTTTGGGGAACATTTTCTTAGTATCATTTGGAAATCATCAATCGCCTG TATTCACTCCAGAGCAGTTGGTCACAAAGTATTGCAGCTTAGTTTTCCTTCTATATTGCCTTTCCTTACTATTCATAGTCggcatcaatcaatatatttaCAG GAAAGGGGAAGCCCATGTTTTGATTTCTGGCCATGATAGTCCCTACTGGCGCACACTGCTTCCATTTTCCTATGCCACTGTTTCTGGTGCTATTGGTTCCTGCTCAGTGTTATTTGCAAAATCATT GTCTAACATGCTAAGATTAACCATGAGCAGCAATCATCAGTTCCATAGCTGGTTTACGTACTGTATGCTATTATTGTTCTTTAGCACAGCAGGATTTTGG ATGGCAAGGTTGAATGAAGGATTGTCTCTTTTTGATGCAATCCTCATTGTTCCTATGTTTCAGATTGCATGGACCTTCTTCTCTATCTGTACAGGATTTGTATATTTTCAGGAGTATCAA GTGTTTGATACATTAAGAGTCACTATGTTTTTTGTTGGGATTACGCTTGTATTCATTGGGATTTCTTTGTTGGCACCTGATGATTCAAAAG GAAGTGAAATAAAGGATTCCTCTTTGCCTACTTCAGCTCAAGGGTTTCCAGCTGATATGAACag ATTTGCTAAAATACCAACAGAAGATACTGAGGTGAGTGATACGAGTTCATTTGCGCAAACAGTGTTTGCTAAAGCAAAACCTATTTTGTTGAAGGCAAAG GCTGCTGGTTCTTTGTCACTGGGTCTTGGCGAGGAGCCAATTAATGCTTCTTCAGTACTTGTAATGCCTATGCTGGCTTCGAGAACAACAGGTTTCCGACCGACTCTCTTTGATCGATGCAAGTTCATTCCTCTAAGGAACTCAGGAAAGAACTACTCTGGAACAGAAGATGATATAGATGATGAAATGCAGGATACAAGGTCATTATTGTCGTAG
- the LOC122045601 gene encoding protein COFACTOR ASSEMBLY OF COMPLEX C SUBUNIT B CCB1, chloroplastic-like — protein sequence MAVACPLLPSPLLPHPAPLCRWITSPTAVGPQRRRRASPTLIARFALLPDPPFLLDVSSAAGNVGYSQASYYTSLGLFVISVPGLWSLIKRSVKSKIVQKTLVREDGAAVTPNQVAGEILSFFTRNNFAVSDRGETITFEGMMAPSRGQAALLTCCTCISLASVGLVLSIAIPEGGNNWFWVTVLSPLAGLYYWKRASRKEEIKVKMIVGNDGNISEIIVRGDDQQVEQMRKELRLSEKGMIYVKGIFERS from the exons ATGGCAGTGGCCTGCCCTCTCCTCCCATCGCCTCTTCTCCCTCACCCTGCTCCCCTGTGCCGATGGATCACCTCCCCAACTGCGGTTGGACCGCAGCGGCGTCGCAGAGCCTCGCCCACGCTCATCGCTCGCTTCGCCCTCCTCCCCGACCCGCCGTTTCTCCTCGACGTTTCCTCAGCGGCCGGCAACGTCGGCTATTCCCAGGCCAGCTACTACACCTCTCTGGGTCTTTTCGTCATCTCCGTGCCTGGCCTCTGGTCCCTCATCAAACGCTCCGTCAAATCCAAg ATAGTTCAAAAGACGCTTGTTAGGGAAGACGGAGCGGCGGTGACGCCGAATCAGGTGGCGGGAGAAATCCTATCATTTTTCACTCGCAACAACTTTGCCGTCTCCGATCGCGGCGAGACCATCAC GTTTGAAGGCATGATGGCGCCAAGCAGAGGGCAAGCAGCACTATTGACCTGCTGCACCTGCATCAGTCTGGCTAGTGTTGGCCTTGTTCTATCAATTGCAATCCCCGAAGGAGGCAATAACTGGTTTTGGGTGACCGTCTTAAGCCCACTCGC GGGACTATATTACTGGAAACGGGCATCACGCAAGGAAgagatcaaagtcaagatgatagTTGGTAATGATGGAAATATCTCAGAAATCATTGTTCGCGGTGATGACCAACAAGTAGAGCAAATGAGGAAAGAGCTTCGCCTAAGCGAGAAAGGAATGATTTATGTTAAAGGCATTTTTGAGAGGTCCTAA